In the genome of Phlebotomus papatasi isolate M1 chromosome 2, Ppap_2.1, whole genome shotgun sequence, one region contains:
- the LOC129803072 gene encoding uncharacterized protein LOC129803072, with amino-acid sequence MKYLGLALISAVFLIGTCQAENPSKKCEERFKNDASKMACIPHCKYQYYGFVAMDNNIARPEIRKFSNVLIKYNVVDKSLKAEIRKIMHECAKKVKKQAREDSHWLNCRTTINYYRCILTDKRIGPQRFDRAIEDYDKTINI; translated from the exons ATGAAGTACTTAGGACTTGCTTTAATTTCCGCAGTGTTCTTA ATTGGAACCTGCCAAGCTGAAAATCCGTCAAAGAAGTGCGAGGAAAGATTTAAGAATGATGCTTCGAAAATGGCTTGCATTCCCCATTGCAAATATCAGTATTACGGATTTGTAGCTATGGATAATAACATCGCTAGACCAGAGATTCGCAAATTTTCTAATGTTCTAATCAAATATAATGTTGTGGACAAAAGCCTGAAAGcagaaattaggaaaattatgcacgaatgtgctaaaaaagttaagaaacaagCTAGAGAAGACTCTCATTGGTTGAATTGTCGTACAACTATTAATTATTATAGATGTATTTTGACCGACAAACGAATCGGACCTCAAAGATTTGACAGAGCCATTGAAGACTATGATAAAACAATCAATATATAA